The Eubalaena glacialis isolate mEubGla1 chromosome 16, mEubGla1.1.hap2.+ XY, whole genome shotgun sequence genome segment TTTGGGGCCTATTGCAGTTGTCCAAGCAAGAGATGATAGTGCCCCGGCTAGGGCAGCAGCAATGAAGATAGTGAGAAGAGCTTTGATTGACAATATAGTTTCAAAGTAATTCCaataggatttgctgatggattggaagtTGTGTGTGGGAAGATACAAATCAAGAATGACACAAAGGATTTTGGCCAGAGCAAGCAACTAAGTGAATAGAGGTGTCATTTCCAGAGCTACAAACATTAGAGGAAGAGTGGGTTTGGAGAACAGAAATCAAGAGTTCAGTTTTGAACACGTGATATGTTCATTAAACACCTAAATGGAGATGTGGAAGAAACAAGTAGGTATACGAATTTGGAGGTCAGGAGAGAGACTGTTTCCATAGTACTATGTTCAACTCTAAGTGCCTCATTTTAGGAAAGATATATACAAACTAGAGAATATTCAGAAGAAGGGGACCAGGATGCAGATACTTTTAAAAGCCataccatttaaagaaaaaaatgttgaaggAACTAAACATAGGGTGGGCAAAAATATCTATGATGGTGAAGAGGCACTTGAATCAGTAGGACATACCATCAGGACTCATCTTTGAGAGACTAAACATCTAATGCCCACTTTTGTGGAGACTAACATAAAACACCTCAAAATTGACTATGCCTTTCCCCACAGGAGCTACCGTTCCAGAACCAGACACCATTACAGAGATTTTGACCTCAACACTACAGGAGATGGACTGAATAGCATAAGGCTGTATTGGTGCAGGATTCACTGAACAGAGCAAAGCCAAACAAAACCACACAcccctcaaaaataaataaataaaatttacaaagaaatctcaaaaaaagaaaaaaaatctatccccATATGTTCCCAGCAAATGACATACTGGCCTATATGAAATTTACCTATTCATATGCTGTTCCCTTCTGGAATGCCCACAGGGGCGAAGTTATCCTTAGTGCTCGTGACACTAAGTTATTTTAGTATTAATAACCACAATATTCTGATTTTCCAGTATTTTAATCTTTTGCATTAATAGAGGCAGTTTAGTAGGGTGCTTAAGAGCAGGAAATCTAAAGCCAGAATTCCTGGGCTAAGATCTTAACTCCAACACTTGGGCAAactacttaaactctctgtgcctcaatttcctacCTCATTAGATTTATCATGGGGAATAAATAAGTCAATAAACgtatttaaaatacatagaaacagctATATAGTCAGTGATCAAAAATATTAGCTCTATTCAGCAGCACTCAGCGTACTCCCATCTATGAATGTACAGTTAAGACCccttgtttagtttttttaattatgCATTTGGGCATATAGTATTATGCCTTTGAAAGCAAGAACTTCAAGGTCACAGGTGTGAACTTACCCTCTTGCTTTGCAATCATTCCAAAAGGTGCTTTCTTGATATCAGAACTGTTGTCATTCTCTACTGATATCAGAACTGTTGTCATTCAATTCATTGTCTCCTTTTCCACTATCTCTCACACTAAACTCATCTGGATTTGAATGTGTCCTGGAAGTGAAAAGGAAAGAACTACTCTGTTATccataaaaatgtacaaaatttcAAACCCATGGCTTAGAGATAATGATAAATACTCTGCAATTACCTTAAACTTGCAGCAGATTTATCCTCTCCGCACAGGAATGGGGAATGAAAAGGACCTGAGACGGAACCCTGTTTAAAAAGAGGTGTGAGAGCAGCAGTTAATAATATTTCACCCTTAGATATCAGAACTGACAGAGGAGGCGCAGCATCCCTCACCTGGAGTGCTGCAGGAAGACACCATTTAAACCCTGACGGAAAGGGATTCGAGCTGGACCCATAAGGAAGTTACCAGGGGCCGAAACAGCAGGAATAGACATGGGCCTCCATGAACACAGGACCATCAGGCCTCTTCCTGCCCTCATCTGTGAAGATTTTTTcctctcaaataaaaaataaacaagtcccGAAAAATTAGCCACTTGAAGTCCCAAACCTGATCAGGCACTGAATTTTCATAAAGCTCCCAGCGTGAGAATTTACTAAATGCTAACGAGGACACTAAGAGAGCTGGGGGTGCGCTACCTGGGCCCAGGGGATCCCGCTCCTCTTCCGAGGTGAGGAACATAAGGACACCGCACTGTTCCCGGACTGGGAAGTCTCGGCAGACTCGTTCCCCTGCGCCTCTGAGGAAATGGAAAGCGGCGGTGTCTCCACGAAGAACCTTGGGTCGAAGCTCCCAGGGTCAGCCCCTGATGTCCTGCAACATGGGCAAGTCTGGCCACTTCTCGCATGGCAGCCGCTCTGTCTGTGCTCACAAAGCCTCTTCCTCCAAGTCCTAGCCTTGCCTGAGCAGGAACAAGTCACGGTGACGATGGCCACCAGCGGAAGCCCGCAGCCTCCGGTCAAAACCCCGACCACAACCACGGAGAGGTCAGGGTGCCGCCCTGCTCCATGCGCTGTGCGCCGTCCCGCGGGTCCCTCCCGTTCCTGGTTTGCCGGCGGAGGCGGCCGTGGCACCAGCACCACCTCTCCGCCAGGTGGCGCCGAGTGCGCGGGCACGAGGAGCAAGGTGGCCGTGCACTACCGGGTCGGCCGGCCTCCGTCCCGCACCACGACGGCCGCCGTTAGCGGGTCGGCGGGCTGCGGGGACAGGCGGCACTGCAGGGACAGCTCACCCGTGGCCGGGTGTAGCGCTAGCGCCCCGGGGCCGCAGTCGCTGCGGAGCTGGATGTAAGTCAGCTCCGCGTTGAGGTCTTGGTCCGCGTCCCTAGCCTGCAGTCGGGTCAGCAGGTAGCCCAGGGGCGCGTCCCGGGGCAGAGGGGCCTGGGCTGAGTCACTGACGAGTGGCGGGGTCACCAGCCGAGGCGCGTGGTCGTTCTGGTCCTCCACATGCAGCCGCACCACGGCCCGGCCCCGGAGCGGCGGAGAGCCGCCGTCGAGCGCCTCCAGCCCCAGCCGCAGCTCAGCCAGTTCCTCGCGGTCAAAGCACCGTCGTGCGTACAGCTCCCCAGTGACGGGGTCCAATGAGACGTAGGTGGACACGGCGGCCCAGCGCGGCCCACCTCGGCCTCCAGCAGCCGGTAGGTGACCTGGCCGTTGCGGCCCAGGTCCGGGTCCCTGGCGGCCACCGTGGCCAAGTAGGCCCCGGGCGGGTTGTTCTCACGCACCGACACCTCGTAGACCGGCCGCGTGAAGAGCGGCTCGTTGTCGTTCTCGTCGCTCACCCGCACCAGGTAGGGCCGTACGGTGCGCAGCGGGGGCGCGCCGCGGTCCTCGGCCACCAGCGTCAGGTTGTACTCGGCGATGCGCTCGCGGTCCAGCGACCCCGCGGTCACCACCAGGTAGCTGCCCGCGTAGGCCGGCTGCAGCCGGAAGTGCTCGTGCCCATAGAGGGCGCAGCGCACCTGCCCGTTGGCGCCCGAGTCCCTGTCCGAGGTGCTGACCAGCGCCACCAGGCTCTCGCGTGCCGCCCCCTCTGGCACCAGCGAGATGGCGCCGGCCTCTGGCGTCCCGGGCCCGGACGACGAGGTCGCGTCCGCACCCCCgagagcggcggcggcggcggcggcgaaggGCGAGGCGACAGGCGCGCCCGGGGCGGCCAGCGGGGTGATGGCGATGTCCGGCGCGTTGTCATTGACGTCGCGGATGCGCACGATGACCTTGCAGGTGGCGGCGCGGGGCCCGGGGCCGCGGTCCTGCGCCCGCACGTCCAGTTCGTAAGTGTCCTGGCGCTCGTAGTCCACGGGCCCGGCCAGGGTGAGGCGGCCCGAGCGCGGGTCGAGGCGGAAGAGGCGGCGCGCCTCGGGCGGGGTACGGGAGCCGAAGGCGAACACCACGTCGCCGTTGGGGCCCTCGTCGGGGTCCGCCGCGTCCAGGTCGAGCAGTAGCGAGCCCACGGGCGCGTCCTCCGCCAGCTCCACCTCGGCCACGGCGCCCTGCGGGAAGGCCGGGCTGTGGTCTTTCGCGTCCAGCACGCGCACACTGAGGGCGGCCGTGGCGGAGCGCGGCGGGCGGCCTCCGTCCTGGGCCACCAGCTCCAGGTTGTAGGCGGCCTGGCTCTCGCGGTCCAGCTCCTGCAGCAGCACCAGGTCGGCGCACTGGGCACCGTCCGCGCGCGTCTGCAGCTCCACGCGGAAGGGGCTGTGCGGCTCGGCGAGGCGCACGCTCTGCAGCCCATTGGCGCTCACGTCCTCGTCCACCGGCACCTCTAAGGGTATGTGCGTGCCCACGGCCGCGCCCTCGGACACCTCGACGGGGATCTGGGCCCGGGGAAAGCGCGGCGCGTGGTGGTTGACGtccctcacctccacctccacgTGCACCAGCCGGAACCGCTCCTGCCAAAAGCTGACCACGTCGAAGGCCTGGCCGCACAGCCGCTCGAGGTCCAGGCCCGCGTCTCCGACGGTCAGCTGCCCATCACCCTCTTGCACCTGGATCAGCGAGCTGTTGAACTTAACCAGGCGGAACTGGCCTGGCACCTCGCGCTGGGAATTAAACAGGATGTGGTCAGACATAACACCGATGGAGGTGCCGAGGGCTTCTTCCTCGTAGGTGAGGAAATTGACAGTTTCCGTGCAAGACCCTGACAccagaagcagcagcagaagTAACAGGGACCCCAGTCCAGCCCTGTGTAAAGTGTCAGTGGGGAATCTGAGCCTCCAGTGAGACATTCCTGTTCGtcaaagggaaagaaaaccaCCAACAATCCGAGTCTCTGCGCTCAGACTTCCAGCTTTCTCAAGTCCTCCTGAGTGCACAGTCAGGAGACACTTGCCGTCTTAAATACTTTTGATCACTAAACCCTCTCTGCTATGTAATCGCTTTTCTCTGCCTGGGGCCCAAGCAAGCTTCTTCTGAACCCTACCGGGGTGGTTACCTAGAGAAGAATATGCAAATAAGCATCCATCTGGACCAATCCACAGTCTCCCGGCCTCTGGGTCATGTTCTTCCCTTGAAAGAGCTCACAGAAGGGCCTGGAGAGCTGAACAGTGGCCAGGGCAGTGCAGGGGGTCATTAAGATCCCTACAGAAGTTTACACTATAAAAACGCACCCTGCTTGCTTTGCTAGTGTGCCCGAATCTCACTTTGAGAGTATGAGGAGGGGACCCGCAGCGTCTTTATTCCTTCCTGAGCACACATAGTCCTCGGACAGAGGCACAATTGCTATTCTCCTTGACCATTTTGAAACAAATGCATATATGCATCCTTTGCCACCCACGGTTATCCATCTATATTGGGTTATCATTTCCTGTATTGAAAGATTCTGGGGGAACAGCTTCTCCAGAGTCAGGCAGTCTCTAATCAGAgaagaactgttttccaaagtaatcATTTCTGAATAGCTTTTCCCAAGCAAAGAAACCATTAATGATGAAATTTCAGCCCCTTCATCTCCTTTTATGTCAGTAATTACTTATACATGAAAACTCGGTGTCAGTCAGGGAGGTTAGTCTACCACAATTCACTGCAAGGGATAGTTAAGGGTAAGAAAAAGATTTAGGGAAATATATTGCAGTCAGTCTTGTTAGAAAATTGCTATAcaccaattattttttaaaagcccttgGCTGAAGAAAACCGCAGGTGGCCTGATAGGCTGAAGGCTAAAGAAACATTAAACCATCTGTCTAAAGCACAATAGTCCTATATTAAGTTCTCTTTATGTGTGAAGTGTTCTAAATGCTAAACAGTCCCACATGTTAATGATGACATTGTTCCTCGTGCCATGGAGCCGTCATCAAGGCAGAGTGTTCTCTAACCAGTCATCTTGAATAAAATCAGCGAGCAGGCTGAGCTATTAATACGCCCAGGCTATTCTTGGCTCCTACATGATCTGTAATGTTATTGATTCCTGCAGAGACATGTCAgtaaatgactattttttttcctttcactcttAAGAGGGAGTTGCACTCATTTTAGCACCAGGATCTGTGAACCCAGTTCTGAAACTGAGCCACCTTTGATGAGATAATTAATTTCCAGGGGTTTTAATTTAGTGGAGCATTTGGCAATGACTCTAATTATAAGTACCAGTAACGGATAGAGAAGTACAGTGGGAGCATGGCTTGATTTTCATCTCAGGTACTCTGAGATcctaaaaagagaaagagcttcattttgtttactttagatttttttaatttaattttcttattgtagtatagttgatttacaatgttgtgttaatttctgctgtacagcaaagtgactcagttatacacacattctttttttatattctttcccattatgatttatcacaagatattgaatatagaaggactgggagtttgtgattagcagaggtaaactattatatatatgatggataggcaacaaggtcctactgtactttagatttttaaaattttgcctgaCGAGGCATTCATCTGAGGAAGGAAACAACTCTACTTCAGTTTAGTGAGACTAGATTTCTTGTTGGCCAGTAGCCTCAATGGTATTAAGACAGTTTGCTTTCTTTCTTAGAACTGAGTACTCCAAGGAAGGATCTGGTTATTCAGTCTTTGGGTCTCAGGGAAAACAAGAGGATCTGATCCCTTTACCCAATTTCTTCATACCTAGCTGCCCCTTATCGGAAGACTGAAAACTGATTCGGCCCATGCTTTTTAAAAGGCACATGCTTCCATGCACTTTAGCCAGGAGAGGGACCCATTTCATCACTGTCCAAGTCTTGGCCCTTCTCTCTCTCGTGGCACACAGTCCCTGCCAAGCCTGACTCTTGCCAGTCTTCAGCGTCATTCTTGCCATTAACAATCAGAAAAACTGCTCAGTATCCTGAGAATGAAGAATAGTCTATGACTCTATCTACCGAACATCAAAAGACCcagataaaacattttaaaagccagGCAATCATACACATTACTTCTACAAGGCTAAACATCTGGCCACTTAATGTTTGAAAACATCCACCTATGATGCTTAAATGCTTGATTGCATTTTCCCCACTTCGCCTCCAGCTGTTTGGCAGCAAGGAGACCATCTATGATAAGGAATGTGCTATATTGTCAGAGATTCATTATTAGCGTTAGCTTTGTTTCCTAGTAAACAACCACGTTATTAAAACACTGCTTTATGAATGAAAGACAGCTGGAGTTTCAAGAAAGAGACACTTTCTGAAGCAAAAATCAGTTCTGTGCCAGTAGATTGACAAGCTGAATAATATAGAAACTGTATGATCTGTCCCCTTAGGATGTGTCATCGGGAAGCCGTGTTTACAGCCTTGAGCCCATGGTACTCTCATGTTCCATTCTGTTGGCTCTGTTAGATAAAAATCTGTCTCAATATTAAAAGCACTGTGGCAGAAATTTGCTTTATgttgcttgttttcccatttgccAGCATATTGCCAAACTATACTACCGCCACTACAGGAAGACCAAAATGTGGATAAAGCAGCAGTTTGGTCCTCTGGCTCAGTTTGGTTTCAAAAGGgatgaaagggggtggggggatttgGTTGAACTCCCTACATTGTTTACTTTTGTTCCTAAAACAAAAGCACCAGACATGCTAGTGTTCCCCCAAAATGCCAGAAAACCAGATCTGTAAAACAGGATTTGCATTCtaatcattttaataaaagatCTTCTCTTTTGCTGAACAAGTAACTCCAGTGTGTCCCTTACACACTAAGGCACGCTGGACAGAAACTAAGATAACTTTCACCGTAAACATGGGGGAAAATGGTCTGTAATTCAAAATAGTGCCTGTGCCTTTGCATATTCCCCTTTTCCTATTGCATAAAACTAATAACatgtttaggggaaaaaaatgaagccacGGGAAAATCCCTAATGTAAATATTTGGCTAGATTATGGTGTCCACACTTCAGAGTAAGCATCAACTTCTATAGAACCTTGAACTAACAGTTCCAGAAACAGTTTTTGTGCCATTTAGAATAAATCACTCTATGTACTATGTGAGACCCATTTTCATTTCTCAACTGAACAAACATTCTGGAGAAAAGATTATAATGAGCAAAACATTATCAAGTGCAATGTTGCTGTCTTAAAGCAGCAAGTTCTAGAAATTGAAGCAATGaagactgaaagaaaacaaatcaacctaacaactggggtttttttttcctatttttaaaatcatacctTGAAAAAGCTAAAGTCATTCTTCAGCAGGATGAGTCCCCCAAATTGAGAGTAGCTGTTTTAAGTGCTCGCATAAGAAGGGTCATTATCTCACATTCCTGTTACCCCACTGACCCCATTAGGTCTTGACTGTGCATTCATTTATAAGAAAACTCATCAGCAAATTGCTGGTCCTTTCTGGAAAATGATTTCAGGGAAAATAATTCAGCCCTGAAGTCAGCCAAAATACTGTCTACAAGCGtagcctagaaacaaatgatatttATCAACTACTTAAGTGCTTGAACCTAGACAAAATCACAGGGAACCACTATAGAGTATCAACACTAATCATAAATTCCCCTTAACATTAAACAAGGATTTAAATGACATAATCttcacttagaaaaaaattttcccataGGATCATTATGTTAATAATGATATTATCAAAACTATGTAATCTTAAAATACTACATAAAACTAGTTTTTAAACCACTGATTTTATTAGCCTAGCTCTATGAAGGAAATTAAGtcaatgaataataaaaaatattttacctttttggtTCAGGGGTACCTCAAACCCCAACTGAGCCAGAGAAATTGACTTTGGTACTTAACTTCGGTCATTGGCTCAAGGACCATACTTTGGATTCTTACCActctataggaaaaaaaatatctgcCCCCCTCTCAAGAATGTTGCAAAGCAAGAGAAGAGTAAAAGAATATGGACTAAGGAGTAACTTTTCATCTGTGCCTTATTTTATCttcatctctcttcctctcaccTGAACCTCTCTATTCCTAATCTAAAATAAAGCTTGTGACCACCAGTAATCAGAGCCCTTTgggggtccttttttttttctttttggctgcattgggtcttcgttgctgcatgcaggctttttctagttgcggtgagcagggtctactcttcattgtggtgtgcgaaCTTATTGCAGTCACTTCtattgtggcggagcacgggctctaggtgtgtgggcttcagtagttgtggcacgtgggctcagtagttgtggctcacaggctttagagcacagcctcagtaattgtggtgcacaggcttagttgctccgcagcatgtgggattttcccggactagggcacgaacccgtgtcccctgcgttggcaggcagattcttcaccactgcaccaccagggaagtccccactttgGGGTCCTTTATCAACAGATATTTGATCAAGTATTGGTGATGCAATATAGCTCACAGCCTTGTAGAAGAAAATACTtaaatgctaaaaaaataaagccatcagAGTTCAGAGAAGACACAGTGCCAAATGACATGGAGAAAGTTATATCAAGTGCAAATAGGAAGAGATCTCAGGCTTTACAGGTAAAATCAGAGTCAGCCAGAACTGCCAGGGATGTAGAGAACCCAGGAGTGATGTTTACAAGCTACGGAGAAAGGCAGGCACAGAGCCTTTTATGGGGACTAAATATACCAGTTGGTTGGAATGGATGGCTTTAGGAGGACAAGCTTGAATGGGTGGCACAGTTGAAGAGGACCTTGATGTAAGCTAAAGAGTTTAGACACTTTTAAAGCGGTAGTAAGAAAGTATTGAAGTTTGTGGAGAAAGAGGTTGTTGATATGTATTCTATTACAGTAGTTCCCCCTTACCTAAGGGGGATTTGTTCCAAGACCCCCACTGGATGCCTGAAACAACAGATAGTACTGAACCCTACTATATATACTGTGTTTTTTCCTATACGTATATACCTATgatgaagtttaatttataaattaggcacagtaagagattaacaacaataactaataataaaatagaacaattttaacaatatactgtaataaaagttatgtgaatatgatctctctctctctccttctctctgtatcaaaatatcttattgtacaaatttaatgccttttctatGCTCACTAAACACTTCTCGTGCACTGTAGCCATAGCTTTTGCAGTTTGAGAtgcaacagcaaaactagcacaaatttctttttccttcttcataatTTCATGGATAGAAAATTTATTCATACCATAGATCTTAACAACCTCAgcatacagttttttttctttccttattaagtggggcaactttcaccttttcacttaaagcgAGCACTTTATGGCTTCTCTTTTGCATATTCAAATTGCCAGCTTCACTATTCTGGccctttggggctattatgaagtaaaataaagggtacctgaacacaagcactgtgatactGACAGTCTATCTGATAACCAAGGTGGCTACTAGGTGACTAAGGGTCAGGAtacactggacaaagggatgattcttGTCCCGGGTGGGATGGAGCAGAACGGCATGAGATTTCATCACCCTACTCAGAACACCATGCAATTTAAAAacctatgaattgtttatttctggaaacttctatttaatattttcaaacttcagttgaccataggtgacTGAAACCAGGGAAAGTGAAACCACAGATAAGGGGGTGGAGATAAGGGGGAACTACTGTATGATAAATAACGTAGACGATTGCCTTTCCTGAACATTGGTGAAATCCTCAAAAAGGATTGGGTATTTTTGGAAGCTTTAAACCATGATCCAGCACAATGACTGGCTTAtcataaatatttgccaaataaatGATCAAGGCAGTATGATATGGTACACAACTTCTGCCTACCTCAAAACCCACCCGGTAGCAGAATGAATTAAAGAGAAGATAGGAAGCAAGGAGAAGACCAATTTAGGTGCCTCTGCAATTATATACCAGATGTTAAAGGCCTGAACAATGACTTTGAAGAAGTATTGGGTGAGAACCTAAGAaacactgaaaaggaaaaattggcaGGATTTCATGGCATATAAGCTGTAGGGGATGCAGAAGATGGAACAAATAAGTCATTCTAAAGCTATTGGATGGCTTAAGGAATAGTCATACTTTCTTAGTGCTCTCAAATATTGAGCAATACGGTATTCCCAAATAGAATTCCCAAAGGCCCCTGCTACTTACCAGCTGAATGACCACACACAAAAGACTTTATCTCTACAAACTTCAATGTCTTTAGGAAAGAATGCTTACTTTGAGGGATTGCTTTGAGGTTGAAGTAAGAAAATGTGGGAAGAGCAAACAGCCCAGTGCCTACCATTTTGTGAGGTCTCAAAAGACAACTGAATCCTTTGTTACAGGCACTTGCATATCACATACCTTTATTTAAAGGTATATTTCTTACCCCCATTAGGAATTCTTCCAGGTATTAATcatgttttcatcaaatttgtatCCCTGAGCCCAGGACATTGCCAACCACATGAAAGGGGCTCATGAATATTTTGAAATAGTAGTGAGGGTCCCACCACCCAATGTCACTTCTGTGTAATTCTTACCACATTACATCATCTGAATTCTAAACTGGAAAACTTGCTAAAGGATCATAAGATCCTTGGAACTTGTAGATTATGTGAGACTTCTGCAATAAGTGAGACTTACGGAATAATATGCAAGACTTGGTGCAGCCACAAGTAACAAAACTGGtttcttgagtcagtttcaaCACTGTCCTATCAGGGCACATTGGACATTCATTGTTTTTGCCTGTTCAGCATCCAGGTTTTTTCTGAGAAACCACCTCTTCGATAAGTCAGTCCATGTGAGTAAGGTATGATAGACACCCCCACTCCTGGTACTCAGATCACCAGGCTTAGCCAGATTAAAATAGCCCATCCTCCTAGCTACAGTGATTGACTCAGGTACGTGCATGTTTCCCAGCTCGGGCCAATCAGGGCCATTGGGCATCAGCTCCAGGATTGTTGTTACTATTACTAAGAAagggatatatttttttcctctggagtTGCTGAGCTAAGAAGATGTAAGCTGGATATTAGCCACTAGGTTGAGAGTACTTGCCTGAGtataaattcaacatttttcaaaaaaaccaaaaactgaaaTGGCTCTGAGCACTTAGATCCAACCATGCCTGATCTCCCACTGGACTTTTCACTTAAGTATAACAGTAAGTTCCCCTTTTATATCCAAGAAAATTAGCAGCTGGATTTCTGTTATTTGTCTCCTAAACAATCAAAACAAATTCCAACAATGAGAAAGGAATTCTAAGTAACAGACTCTAAAATGAGTAATTATCTGAGGGGATCCAGGGAGGAGGTCCATGGAGACCTATCTATACACTAAGTCAAGAGGTTGCCCTGCTCTCTTGCTATGTGTTTGCACAGCCGCTGGCAAACCATTACTCGTATTTTGGGATTCAGATCATGTGTCTACTAAAGCCAGAGAATAGGATTGGAGGGAAGGGCTAggctacatttattttaaaaaaggatagtCTCCAGTTGAAGATAGTCCCTCTGAGAGCAGAAGGGGAAGAAAGTATAATATCACTAGAAGAGTCCCTTTTCTGACTGAGGCCTATAATCCAAGAAGGTTGAAAGTTGGCAATCTTGGCAAGTCTTAAgggtaaaaaaagcaaaaatgtctGTACCAAACTAAAGTTAGTGCAAAAAAATCAATGGCAGAAATAATCAGGAAGATAACATTGAGGTCTCACAGAGCCTTGAGGTCCCCTGTCCCTCTCAAACTCCCCTTAAGTTTGGAGGATCcaagttaagaaaaattaaaatcacctcaCGGCAAAAAAGCCATCCCTTGAGATGCAACTTGGAAGCAGAGGGACATGTATTAACTGTGATTCCCACCCCAAGAAATTGTTCTGAACGACCCTGGAGAGGCCCA includes the following:
- the LOC133076365 gene encoding LOW QUALITY PROTEIN: protocadherin-8-like (The sequence of the model RefSeq protein was modified relative to this genomic sequence to represent the inferred CDS: inserted 1 base in 1 codon); the protein is MSHWRLRFPTDTLHRAGLGSLLLLLLLLVSGSCTETVNFLTYEEEALGTSIGVMSDHILFNSQREVPGQFRLVKFNSSLIQVQEGDGQLTVGDAGLDLERLCGQAFDVVSFWQERFRLVHVEVEVRDVNHHAPRFPRAQIPVEVSEGAAVGTHIPLEVPVDEDVSANGLQSVRLAEPHSPFRVELQTRADGAQCADLVLLQELDRESQAAYNLELVAQDGGRPPRSATAALSVRVLDAKDHSPAFPQGAVAEVELAEDAPVGSLLLDLDAADPDEGPNGDVVFAFGSRTPPEARRLFRLDPRSGRLTLAGPVDYERQDTYELDVRAQDRGPGPRAATCKVIVRIRDVNDNAPDIAITPLAAPGAPVASPFAAAAAAALGGADATSSSGPGTPEAGAISLVPEGAARESLVALVSTSDRDSGANGQVRCALYGHEHFRLQPAYAGSYLVVTAGSLDRERIAEYNLTLVAEDRGAPPLRTVRPYLVRVSDENDNEPLFTRPVYEVSVRENNPPGAYLATVAARDPDLGRNGQVTYRLLEAEVGRAGXAVSTYVSLDPVTGELYARRCFDREELAELRLGLEALDGGSPPLRGRAVVRLHVEDQNDHAPRLVTPPLVSDSAQAPLPRDAPLGYLLTRLQARDADQDLNAELTYIQLRSDCGPGALALHPATGELSLQCRLSPQPADPLTAAVVCTATLLLVPAHSAPPGGEVVLVPRPPPPANQEREGPAGRRTAHGAGRHPDLSVVVVGVLTGGCGLPLVAIVTVTCSCSGKARTWRKRLCEHRQSGCHARSGQTCPCCRTSGADPGSFDPRFFVETPPLSISSEAQGNESAETSQSGNSAVSLCSSPRKRSGIPWAQGSVSGPFHSPFLCGEDKSAASLRILADESDHEAKWQGAGMGVGAMKVVEGKHSSCFQTKKDPGGCTYPAFNSPDMGNKSIEPNKMKLQTLARDARQAAVSLLVSQIVVPNPKSRLSHYPGECEAQAAEYHTLLQKPSSPPYLSILQGAAQLSSPNKFPEYESQCLSDNLNLSKLCEAFKAKMEGDSEGAGRGVPVWARMFVFSTNFSRLPEDIRQTCALEFIFGTASPQRGSVIEEERKDSESALVASNL